CAGGTTGCTGGAGATAAAAGAAATCAGGGTCGGCAACTTCCTACCGGCCCTGATACTCTCACCAATACTTACGTGGGTATCCACTCTTTTCACCTAAAAGTTTTGAGCTCGGCAGAGATATCTATCTCTGTCTCCTCCTTCGCGAGAACAACTCCATTCTTCAAAACGGGATGAAGTTCATGGTAGGTCGGCTTATCGTTTAAGAATAGAATACCCATCGGTATTTTGTCGTCCCATTCGAGAGCCCTCTTGAAAGCATTTGCCTTGTCTGTCGGATCGTAACTGCTGTCTGCTTCGCTCACATCATAAAGTTTTTCCTTGTAGTACTTGAAAGTGTTCACCTTATTGAAAGTGACGCATGGTTGCATTATATCAACGACTGAAAAACCCTTATGGTTTATCGCCGCAGAGACGACCTTGTTGAAGTGTTCCTTGTCGCCGATAAAGGTTCTTCCAACAAAGGAAGCATCCATCGCTATCGCCAGAGAGAGTGGATTCAAGGGCTCGTTGATTACCCCTTGCAGTTGAGCGCTTGTTTTCTGTCCCTTTCTTGTTGTTGGCGATCCCTGGCCCTTCGTCAATCCATAGATCTGATTATCGTGAATCAAGACGGTTACATCGAAATTCCTACGAATACCGTGAATGAAATGGTTACCGCCCTCTCCGTACATGTCTCCATCTCCCGACTCCGCAATCACAGTGAGTTCGGGGTTCACCGCTTTTATGGCAAAGGCGACGGGAAGGCTTCTTCCATGGAGGCCATTGAAAAAACTTAAGTCCAGATAATGGGGCATCTTCGCGGCCTGTCCGATTCCAGTCACCATAACAAGCCGAGACTTATCTACTCCCATCTCCTCCAAGGTGCTCGCGAGATTCATTCTGAGGGGAAAGTTTCCGCATCCTGGACACCACGCGGGGTCTACTTCTCTCAAGAAACTCATATTATCCCCTCCTCTTGTAGAGTCTTTTCTATCCAGTTCGCACTCACAGGGCGGCCATCGTATCGGCCGATATGCTCTACAGTCAAACCCGTCTCAGATCTTAACAGACTTGCAAACTGCCCTGTGAAGTTCCCTTCGACAGAAACAAGTCTTTTGCCTTCCAGCTCTTCCTTGATTGAATGGTCGATAGGAAAGACCTCCGTGTAGTGAACGTAGCCAACATCATTCCTGCCAGTGGCAAATTCATCGATAGCGCCCCAGCTGTCTCCCCAGCCGATAAGAATCAAAGGCGCATCGAGATTGAACTTCGCCGGTGCCGTCAGCTCGCCCAGTAGTCCCTCCATCTTCTTCATTCTCTTCTGGACCATCATCTTCCTTATCTCGAGGTTCTCAGTGATATACCCCTCTTCGTCATGTTCATCGGAATCGACTCTCACGGGAGCCTTGCCCCCGGGGATCGCTCTCGGCGATACACCATTTTCAGTGATCTCGAATCTGCGGTACTGATCGCCGCCCTCAACGACAAATCTCTGAAGAAATTCCTCTTTGTGAATTGGAGGCTCTACCGTTGCCGAGGAGTCGACCAACGACTCGGTGAGAAGGATTATCGCTGGAATCTGGTATTTATCTGCAATATAGAAGGCCTTCTCGGTCAGCTCGAAAGCGTCCTTCGGAGTCCTGGGAGCCACAACGTATTTTGGAAACTCACCATGACCGGCATGCACCACGAAGAGAAGGTCCTCCTGAGCAGTTCTTGTCGGAAGGCCGGTGGCCGGTGCGGGGCGCTGAGCGTCTACCATTACCAGGGGAGTCTCGGTCATCGCAGCAAGAGAAATACCTTCCTGCATCAAAGCGAAGCCGCCGCCAGATGTCGTAACGAGCGATCGTGCACCAGCGAAAGACCCACCTATCACCATATTGACTGCTGCGATCTCGTCTTCGGCCTGTTCGACGACTATGCCATATTTCTCCGCTCTCGATGCCAGGAAGTTCATGACGCCTGTTCCCGGAGTCATGGGATATGCCGCAAGAAATCTGCACCCGGCCGCAATTGCTCCCAGACCTGTGCCTTCCGTACCGTTAACGAGGTAGTAGTTATGCTCATTGGCATCAATTTCGGGAATCTCTAAGGATAGTTCAAGATTGTAACCTCTTTCAAGTGCTTCAAGATTAGACTTTATTACTTCATCCTTTCCAGAGAAGACCTCTTTAATTAACTGTGAGGGGATTTCCATTTTGACTTTGAAGAGTGCAAGAATCGCACCGAGAGCGACTACATTCTGGGCTCTCGGTTCTCCCGCTTCTTTTGCTATCGTCTTGAACGGGAAATTCATAACATTCATCTCAAAGCCCGCATCTTCCGTAGTCACATGTTCGGAATCCGAATCGAATATCAGTGTCGTCTTGTGATCAAAGTATTTCAGCTGTGAAAGAGTGGTACTTTTACTTAGCGATACGATGAGATCAAACTCCTGCCGCATAGAGAACAAAGGAGTGTCGGAAACGCGAATCCTGTATATATACTCTCCACCTCTGATCCGCGAATGGTAACTCTTGTCAGTAAAGATGCAGTAGCCATTTCGGAAGAGGCTGAGCGCAAGCATATCCCCAATCGTATTCAGTCCCTGACCGGCTTCGCCGGAAAGAGCTATAACATAATCTCTCACGTTAACACCTCCGTTGAGGTAAAGAAAGGCGGGAGTGATTCTCCCGCCTCATTTCTCTAGTCGATTGGTTCGAAATCGTCTTTACTGGCTCCGCATAGTGGACAAACCCAATCCTCTGGAACATCCTCAAAGGTGGTTCCGGGATCTACTCCATTGTCGGGATCTCCAATTTCAGGATCATAAATATAACCGCAGATAGTGCATCTGTACTTCATCGCGCCACCCTCCTCAATCAGAACTCAACTCTCTTACTGCTTTCCCAGAGACCATGTATATTGCAGTAAGAGGTAGCGATCAGTGAACCTGACTTCTCCAATTTCACGCTAAATACAGCCTTTGGCTGGGTTGTTACAGGAGTGAACTCGACGTGACCAAGATGAATTAGAAACTGTCCG
This sequence is a window from Mesotoga sp. BH458_6_3_2_1. Protein-coding genes within it:
- a CDS encoding thiamine pyrophosphate-dependent enzyme, with the protein product MSFLREVDPAWCPGCGNFPLRMNLASTLEEMGVDKSRLVMVTGIGQAAKMPHYLDLSFFNGLHGRSLPVAFAIKAVNPELTVIAESGDGDMYGEGGNHFIHGIRRNFDVTVLIHDNQIYGLTKGQGSPTTRKGQKTSAQLQGVINEPLNPLSLAIAMDASFVGRTFIGDKEHFNKVVSAAINHKGFSVVDIMQPCVTFNKVNTFKYYKEKLYDVSEADSSYDPTDKANAFKRALEWDDKIPMGILFLNDKPTYHELHPVLKNGVVLAKEETEIDISAELKTFR
- a CDS encoding 2-oxoacid:acceptor oxidoreductase subunit alpha, producing the protein MRDYVIALSGEAGQGLNTIGDMLALSLFRNGYCIFTDKSYHSRIRGGEYIYRIRVSDTPLFSMRQEFDLIVSLSKSTTLSQLKYFDHKTTLIFDSDSEHVTTEDAGFEMNVMNFPFKTIAKEAGEPRAQNVVALGAILALFKVKMEIPSQLIKEVFSGKDEVIKSNLEALERGYNLELSLEIPEIDANEHNYYLVNGTEGTGLGAIAAGCRFLAAYPMTPGTGVMNFLASRAEKYGIVVEQAEDEIAAVNMVIGGSFAGARSLVTTSGGGFALMQEGISLAAMTETPLVMVDAQRPAPATGLPTRTAQEDLLFVVHAGHGEFPKYVVAPRTPKDAFELTEKAFYIADKYQIPAIILLTESLVDSSATVEPPIHKEEFLQRFVVEGGDQYRRFEITENGVSPRAIPGGKAPVRVDSDEHDEEGYITENLEIRKMMVQKRMKKMEGLLGELTAPAKFNLDAPLILIGWGDSWGAIDEFATGRNDVGYVHYTEVFPIDHSIKEELEGKRLVSVEGNFTGQFASLLRSETGLTVEHIGRYDGRPVSANWIEKTLQEEGII
- the rd gene encoding rubredoxin; this encodes MKYRCTICGYIYDPEIGDPDNGVDPGTTFEDVPEDWVCPLCGASKDDFEPID